Below is a genomic region from Streptomyces sp. NBC_00461.
GGCCCGGCGCGTCGCACCCGATCCCCCTTCCCTTTTTCGAACGTACGTACGAACATAGAGGCATGGCCACCACCGACCGGCAGGCCACGACGCTGGCCCTCGCACACGCCCTGTCAGCCGCCGAGCGCGGACTGGCCGTCATCCCCTTGTCCCGGACGAAACTCCCGGCCCTGCGCTCCCCCCACCGCGACGATCCCGAACCCCAGTCCCAGCCCCAGTCCCAGCCCTGTCACGGCGAGTGCGGACGCCTCGGACACGGTGTGTACGACGCCTCGACCCATCCGGCGCGCATCCGCGAACAGTTCGCCGCGGCCCCCTGGGCCACCGGCTACGGCATCGCCTGCGGCCTGCCGCCCCACCACCTCATCGGCGTCGACCTCGACACGAAATCGGGCACGGACTCCTCGGCCGCCCTGCGCGAACTGGCCTTACGCCACCTGTTCACGATCCCCGACACGGTGGTCGTCGTCACCCCGAGCGGCGGCCGCCACCTCTGGCTGAGCGGCCCGCCGGACGTCGTCGTCCCCAACTCCGCCGGCCGCCTCGCCCCCGGCATCGACATCCGCGGCGCCGGCGGCTACCTCGTCGGCCCCGGCTCCCGCACCGACCACGGCGTCTACGGCACGGCTCCCGGCACCGCCCACCTCGCCCCCGCGGCCTGCCCGCCCGCTCTTCTGCGCCTGCTGCTCCCGCCGCCCCGTGCCCAGCACCCCACCCCGCCCTCGGCCGGCGACCACGGCCAGGGCCTCGTCCAGTTCGTCCTCGCCGCGCACGAGGGGCAGCGCAACACCCGCCTGTTCTGGGCGGCCTGCCGCGCCTACGAGGACGGCATCGGCCCGGCCCTCGTCGTTCCCCTGATCGAGGCGGCCCTCAACACCGGTCTGACCGAACGCGAGGCGCGGGCGACGATCGCCTCGGCGGCCCGGATGACGGGGCACCGGCCGTGAGACCCACGGGACGACCGTGGTGAGACCCACGGGACGACCGTGGCAGTACAAGAACCAAGAGGAGCCCCATGCACGACCGCCCGAGAGCGCGGACCATGTCGCTGACCCGCGTGGTCCTCGCCTCCGGCCGCCCCGTCGACCTCGCCGAGCTGCGGCTGTCGTCGACGTACGGAGGAATGCCCGCGGGCTATCCCTGCAAGCCGGTCAACGACATGGTGATCAAGAGCCTGCTGCACACCACCGAACACACCTTCCCCACCAGCCCCATCCACCTCGTCCCGCCCTCGCGCGAGTACCCGGACCAGTACGCGGGCGCCTTCGGCCCGGTCGAGATCCTGCCGCCCGTCGCCTGCGTGGGGTCGTTCCGCTCCAGGGCACTGGACCCGTCCCACGACCCGGTCGACTACTTCTCGGCGCTGACGGTCATCTGGTTCCAGCCGACGATGCGGGTACCGTCCGAGTGCGACGCGGCGGCCTCGCTGCGGGAGGTCGACTGGGAGGGGCTGGCGCGGGACCACGAGCTGTAACGCGGGACCACGAACTTCAGCGGGGCTGTCGGCTCACACCTTGTCGATCCGCCAGGCGACCATTCCCGTGGCCCCCGGACGACCGCTGACGTCGACGCGCAGCGACTTCTTGCCCGTGAAGCGGTCCCGGACCGGCGTCCCGTCGCAGGTGACCGGCTTCTTCGGGGTCCTGTGCCCCGGAGCCGTGGTCATCGACGTGAACTCGATGTCGGCGGCTCCGGTGCCGGCGCACACCACGCTCAACCGGTAGACGGTGCCCGAGGACAGGCCGGGGTCGGCGTGCACGCCGTCCCCCACACGCTCCACACCGGAGGCCACGAACGACGCGTCCGCGGCTGCCGGAGCGCCGAGCGCCGCCACGGCCTGCGCGGTCAGCTCCTTCTCCCGGTCCTTCGCGCGGTCCTTCTCCTGGTCCTTCTCGTGGTCCTTCTCCTGGTTTGTCTCCCCGTTCTTGTCCTGCTGCGCCGAGGGCGTGGGATCGGCCTGGGTTTCCTTCCCCGACGAACACGCGGCGAGAAGGAACACCGCCACCACGGCGCCGGCGAGCGCGCTCGTCCCAATGGTCCTGGTCAACGCCTGATCCTTTCGACAACCCGGTTGCCGACCTTCTCACGAGGCACCGCGCTGCTAGGGGCCCACTCCCAGGAAGTGCAGCACCGCCAGGACCCGCCGGTGGTCGGCGTCGGCCTTGGGCAGGTCGAGTTTGGCGAGGATGTTGTTGATGTGTTTGGCCACCGCGCTCTCGCTGACCACGAGTTGGGCGGCGATGCCCGCGTTGGAGCGGCCCTCGGCCATCAGGGCGAGCACCTCGCGCTCGCGGGCCGTCAGCCGGCCCAACGGGTCACTCTGCCGCCGTACCAGGAGCTGGGCGACGACCTGCGGGTCCAGCGCGGTACCGCCATCGGCCACCCGTCGCAGCGCCTCGATGAACTCCTCGACGTCCGCGACCCGTTGCTTGAGCAGATAGCCCACTCCGCTGGTGTTGGTGGCGAGCAGGTCGGCGGCGTAGCGCTCCTCGACGTACTGGGAGAGCAGCAGTACGGCGGTCGACGGCCGGGTCTGCCGGATCGACAGCGCGGCACGCACACCCTCGTCCGTGAAGGCGGGCGGCATCCGTACGTCCACCACCGCCAGTTCGGGGCGGTGCTCCTCGACCGCGGTCAGCAGCGCCTGTGCGTCGCCCACCTCGGCCGCCACCTCGAAGCCGGCCATCTCCACCACCTTGACCAGCCCGATCCGCAGCAGCACGGAGTCCTCGGCGATCACGGCACGTCTCATCGCGGGCACGGCAACTCCACGCTCATCACGGTCGGTCCCCCCACAGGGCTGCTCATCCGGAACGTGCCGTCCACCGACCGCACGCGCTGAACCAGCCCCGTGAGGCCACTTCCCTTGGCGGCGTCGGCCCCGCCCAGACCGTCGTCGGCGATCACGACCCGAAGTATCTCGCCCAGCAGAGCCACCGTCACATCCGCCCGGCTCGCCTCCTGTGCGTGCTTGGCGACATTCGTCAGCGCCTCGGAGACCACGAAGTACGCGACCGCCTCGACCGCCGGCGCCAGTCGTTGCGGCAGATCCACCCTCAGCCTCACGGGCAGCGGAGCACGAGCCGCGAGACCCGACAGCGCCGCGTCCAGCCCGAGTTCGTCCAGGACGGCCGGGTGCAGTCCGCGCACCAGACTGCTCAGCTCCTCGATCGCCTCCTTGGCCCCCCGGTGCGCCGCGTCGATCACCTGCCGCGCCTCGGGCGACAGATCCGTCAACGTCGCCTTGGCCAGACCCAGGTTCAGCGCCAGCGACACCAGCCGTTGCTGCGCACCGTCGTGCAGATCCCGTTCGATACGGCGCCGTTCCGCATCCGCGGCATGCACCGCGCCGGCCCGGCTCTCGGTGAGGTCCTCGACCCGCTGCGCCAGGTCCTCCTCCCTGCTGCGGCCGAGCAGGGAGGGCACCGTCTGACTCTCCAGGCGTACGACGGCGGCGGCCAGGCTCGGGACGACGGCCAGGACGATCAGCCCCGCGACGGAGAGATACGCCGTCTGCGTGGCGTAGCCGACGTGCTCGGTCCGCCAGTGCGCGGGCAGGGCGTAGATCCACACCGGGACAAGCGCCGCGCTCACTCCGGCCAGCAGCAGCCCCACGGTGAGGGCTTCGAGCGCCCCGAACAGCGTCCCGGCCAGGCAGTGGTAGCCGAACTGGCGCCACGGCCGCCGCCACCCCGGGCTGGCGATGTCGATCCCGAGCAGCCGCCGGAAACGCCGGCGCTGGGCCGCGGTGAGCGCCGGCGCCGAAATCCCCGTCAGCACCAGTGCGAACGCCAGGACCACCGGTGCGGTGCTGTCCCGCCCCGCGATGATCTCCCACACGAGACCGAACATCATGAACAGCGCGAAGCCCGTGAAGAGGTGCAGTGGCGCTCCCAGCGCGAGGAAGGACGTGTCGCGGTTCAGGCGGATGAGCGCCCGCCGCAGCCGGGGCGGGATTGTCATGTCCCAACCGTAGGTGCCGTACTCCGTGGCCCGACATGCCACTGCTTTCCGTATCGGGGGTGAAGCCAGTGCCACCCCAAGACGGAAAAGGGTGTTACTGACTCCGGCCGCCGCAGATCTGAGGGTGGATCACGAGCCCGAAGGCCGGGTTCGTGACACCGGAAGCGAGTTCCGTCGTGGCCCTCTTCGCCCTCAATTCACCTGTGCCAAACGGTAGTTACCTCACGACCGGGGCTGCCCTCGGTTCCGGACGGCTGAGCCGTGCCCGCCGACGGCACAGCCGCGTACTGATCGGCGCGGGCCTCGTCCTGCTGCCCTGGCTCGGCTATCTCGCCGGCACCTTGCCACCGGGCGAGGCCGCCGCCTGGGTCACGCTCGACGCGATGGAGGCCGTCGCGCTGCTCACCGCCGGCAGCCGCCTGGTACGCGTCGACGCCAGTCACCGCGCGCCCGCGGCCGCCGCGGCGGTGCTTCTCCTCGCCGACGCCTGCATCGACCTCGCCACCGCCGCTCCCGGCCCGGAACTGGCGACGGCGATCGCCATGGCCGCGGTCGCGGAACTCCCCCTCGCGGCCCTGTGCGCGGCCCTCGCCACCCGCACCGACCGACCACGGGACGGAGCACACCCGAGGTGAGACGCGCCAGCCCGTCCAGCCCGCAAAAGGGGCGCCCCGGAACCTGGGCTCTGGGGGAGCCGGCGGCAGGGATCGTTGTGGATGGACGAGGCAGTCACGTACGACATGGCCCACCGGCCGCTGCCCGTGTTGTGGGCGCCGTTGGGGCATGCCGACGCCGTTCACGGCTTGTACTACCTGCTGGAGGGCGGCCCGGATCGCGATGCTGACAGAGTCCGAGGCTGCCTCACCGCTGGCTGACGTGCCGTACTTCCTGCGCCACGCGGGCGTCTCGCTCTGGCTTGAGTCCGGCCTCTCCCCGGCTGAGGTCACGCGGCGGGCTGGCCACAGCATCGCTGTCCTCTTCCGCTTCTACGCGAAGGCGATTCACCGCAGCCGGCAGCGCGCAAACGAGCAGATCCAGCGTGCCCTTGAAGCTGCTGAGGAGCAGCAAGCCCACCTGGGGCTATCGAGACGTCACCCAGTTGCTCCGCCTCGGATGCCGCTCGAAACACGGCCAACTGGGAACCCACGCGTTCGCCCGTCCATCCTCCTAGTCACGAGTCCCGAAGCCGCACCTATCCGCGACCAGGCGGCCGGGACCCATCACAGGGGGAAGGAACCCGACTCTTGCGCAACAAGCTCGGCCGTACCATCACCGGCGCAGCGGTGCTCGCCCTCACCGCCACCGGCGTCATCACAGGAACGGCGAACGCCACCACAGACGTTCCCGACCCTTCGGGCGCCATCGCAGGAACAGCGAACGCCACCACAGACGCTGCCGACGATGCCTCCGCAGACGCTGCCAGCAGCCCCTCTATAGATCTTCCCGACAGCTTCTCCGCAGCCGTTCCCGACGCAGTGTGGACCGGGAGCGGTTGGCCTGCACCTTCAGCCGATCCGCACCTTCCTGACGCGAACGGCAACATCGCCGCCAACCAGGAGGAGGAGCCGCAGCCGCTCATTGACGAAGGCATCTACGGTCCTGACGCCAACCCGGCGTCCACGTCGGCAGATTCAGCAGATTCGGCAGCCGCAGCAGCAGCGATCGGCGGCAACGGAACGGCCAACTGGGCGTACAACAACCTGGACACCAGGTGGGAGTACAGAACCGACTGCGCGAACTTCGTCTCAAAGGCCCTGTACCACGGGGGCGGGATGCAGATGCGCCCCGGCGGCCGCAAGGCGGACAATGCATGGTGGCAGGGCAGGTACGGGTTCGGTAAGAGCTGGAGCTGGACGAGCGCGGACTACCTCCGACGGCACGTGACCAAGTGGCGGCACTCCGCGATGATTCCGCACGAGTACAACGCCAAGGTGGGGGATCTCGTCTTCTTCAAGTGGAAGAGGGAGAGGATCTACAACCACGTGGCGATCGTGAACTCCATGGTGCAAGGACACGCCGGCATCGTGCAGCACGGCCTGAAGAATGAGACCACCCTGCACGAGGTAATCCAGCGATACAGTCACACCTCGAACCCGATCGAGAAGGTCACGATCGTCAGGCCCAAGGACCGTAGGTAGCAAGGACATTGAGATGCCCAGGTTGAAGCGGAGTCATACAGCGGCCGGATGGCTGGCAGCAGCAATGTTGCTGACAGCTGGATGTGCTGTCCTGGACAGCAGCTCTGCTGATGCCAGAGGGCCGGGAGCGTCGTACGAGCAGGCGTACGCCGACCACGAGCCCTTGCACGTGGTCGGCTACCCCTCCACCGGCTCTCTGCTGGTGGTGCAAAAGCTCGTGTGGGACATCGCCGACGGCAAAACGGGTGAACTTCGCAAGCTGGCGACCAGCGACAGCAACGAGACGGACGCCCGGAAGACCGCCGAGAACTGGATCAAGGGCTTCGGTACCGGCGCCCGTCGCAATGTGACAGGCGATTTCTATGACGACGCCTCAGAGCGCCAAGTCGTGGTCCTGTACTTCCATGACACCCGCCAGGTCAAAGAGTTCACCGTTCGGCTCGATGGCGACGCGGGCAAGCAGGACTGGCGAGTTCTGATGAAGTCGGCCGATTTCAAGGACGCAACCCATACTCCCAAGTGGGCGCCGAAGGAGCCGGGAGGAACCGGCTCCAGAATGAAGAACAACGACAACTGATCGCATGAGCACCCCGGGCCCCCGCCCTCCGGAACAAGCCGGAGGGCGGGGGCTCGTCATCTGTTCGTCTCGCAATGGTGGTCCACGCCTGGTGCACACTCAGTGATCCACAACGAAACAGAGCAGGATCAAGGTGAGACAGGACCCACGCCGAAGGGGTGCCCCTAAGCACGAGGCACCCCTTCTGACCAGCACGTCTACGACCTGCGCGGAGGCGGTGGGATTTGAACCCACGGTGACATCGCTGCCACGACGGTTTTCAAGACCGATGGGCGATCGCGAGGTCTATGCCCTCTGACCTGCAGAGCAGGCCCCCGACGAACGCCCTACGACGCTTCTGGCCCACATATGGCCCATGAGCCCCCAGGAGCCACCCTTCGATCCGTGTTCAGCTGAGCTTGCGCTATCGAAGCTTGTGCCTCGGGCTGCAGTTGCTGCCCTGACTCACGGCCCAGTGGTTTTGGAACCCTGGCCGTCCCAGTCCCCAGTCCCCGCTGTTGCCCGTGGTTGCGCGGTTGCTGTCGCACAGTCCATCAGCAGGCCTCTGGTGCACGCGGCTCCGGAGGCCGCTTAGGTCCCTCAAGTTCTCGCAGGTCAACGGGTTGCAATCAGTTACCAGGGGCTAGCCCGTCCACGAATAGTCCGTGTGCCGCCTGGCCGGGGCTACCTGCTGCAGCGAGTGGAAATATTCCACTTGGCCATCGAAAATCCTATTTGCCCTTTGGGCATTCTGCTGCGGCTGTCAACTTTGTGATGGTTGCCACCGGTATCCGCGCCACCATGCCCTTCTCTCCCACGATGACCAGAACCCCTTTTGATTGTTTAGCGGAGAGGCCGCAATAGCTCCCTCCTGCGGCGTCCCGTACAAAAACCTTAGGAGGTGCGTCACTGTTCTGAGGTGCGTAAGCCATGATCCCAAGCGTCGCCATATAGAATGGAACGATTAGTAGGGCTAGCCGCCTGCTAATCTTGAGGCGACGATTAGCAATTTTTGTAGCTCTTGTCGTTTCTTCGGCATATCTAGGCCCGCTGACGACGATGTTCACCGGCTGTCCCTGTGCGGCCATCGCCGCCCAGACAACACTGGCAACAGCAATCAAGAGAGACGCGGCAGCGAGAATCCCGACCAGCAACTTATACGGAAAGAGATCTTGTAGCGCAGCTAGGTCTGAGGCGCCGCGAACTACCGTGAGGGTAGTTAGTAGCCCTGTGATAACGAGGATCGTGGCACCCCAGCGTTCGGCGGAACGCTGAATGTCGGGTAGCCCGTTGAAGCGGGCCTCATCGGCCATGCGAGCCCACCGAACATCCTCGGGCGTCGCTGGGTTAGGGGAGGGGATGAACTCCAGCTCGTCTGCTGGTACGTCGCCCAGATCGAGGTCGGAACCATTCTCACGTGCTGCACTCACGGTTGCCTCTTCCGGAGTAGGAGCCTCGCCATGGCGCCGCAACCAACCGAGCCTTCAGGCCGGCCGTCGTGTTCGTTAGTACATGAGCAGAAGATGGTGTGCTCCTGGTGAGGCGCCGTCAGGGAGCCACTTCCAGACTGCCCAGTTACGTAGGATCCAGGCGTGACAAGCATCGGCCTTACAGGAAAGCTGAACGAGAACTCGTGGCCGCAACGAGGGCAGGCGCCGATCACGGTGGCGATGCCGTTGGCCGAAGCCTTCTTAAATAGTCCATTCATGATGTCCGTCGACAATTCAGAACAATCTACTTGCGAGTAGCCAACAGAACTGTCTGCCATCTCGTTACCCCCCGGGCCGAGTCCATTTGTCCGGATGTCGGCCGGTTCAACTGTGTGACATCGGCCGAGTGTTGGGTATGGTAGCGCCGGGAAGATGTCTCCAGGGACATCATGCGGGAGGCCCTGAGAGGAACGACGTGGCTGCCAGCGACAAGGCTGAGACTCTGTGGATGGATGAAGAGAGCTCGTTGACGGACGCCGTCCACTCTGCCCTCCATGAGAACCGCCATCAGCCTGGAGGCCTCGCCGGCCGGCTTGAGCGAGCAGCTGCTACCCGTGGTCGACGTAGGCCACTGAACGTCAACAACATGACGCCGCTGCCACTGAGTGATGAGGACGTGCCACTCGTCACAGTGAGTGAACCCCAGGTCTCCATGGATGACCTGGTCCTGGGTGCGCAAACTGTCACTGCATTGAGGGAAGTCCTCAATGAACAGCGTAACGTCAGCCGCCTCGCCGCTTATGGGCTGCGCCCCAGGCGAAAACTGCTATTGGCGGGCCCTAGCGGAACTGGAAAGACTCGTACGGCCGAAGCTCTCGCTTACGCGCTCGGAATTCCGCTTGTAAGGGTTCGATTGTCTGCCGTGGTCTCTTCATACCTTGGACAGACGGCCCGTCACTTGGAGAGGATTCTCGAATTTTGTGAGAGTGGCCGATGGGTTGTAAGTTTCGATGAGATCGACATGTTTGCCGGTGAGCGTGAGGACTCCGATCACGGCGAGATGCGACGTGTCTCCACAGTCCTTCTTCAGCAGCTAGAAGAATACGCGGCCGATAATCTAGTTATCGCGACCACAAATCATGGCACTTCAATCGATACCGCCATGTGGAGACGATTCGATGAAGTGTTGGCTTATCGAAATCCAACCCAAGCGCAGATTTCTTCGCTCCTAGAGATGAAACTGCGCCGCTTTTCTTACAAGATAAACAGGGAACTGGTTTCGCGATCGCTCTCTGGGATGAGTCATGCCGAAGTTGAAGCAGTTTGCCTAGACGCCATGCGTAAGTCTGTATTGGCTGGCGCCAAAAGCATCTCCACGGATGACCTAGTGGAGAGCGCCGCTTCCCGGAAGAAAAGATACAAGGAGGCAGGGAAATCTCAGGGTTAATTCCGTTGCCGATCTTCGATTCTGCAGCTCTTCCGCATATTGAAATTGACCGAACCGCAGTCGAACGTGCCAGGCGAAAAGTCCCTGGACGTGGTGGCGGTCGGCAGTTCGCTAAGCATAAAGAGCATGGCGATGATATCCATGGTGATCTCGACTTCGTATTCCAAGAGCTGGGGCAACGCACGCCGGCCTTGGGTATCGATCCCCGCCTCATTCTCGTCGTCGAGATTGGTGCTGAGACTGTTGGTCCTTCTGACGAGGCCGACTGGGGACGCGCAGGGCTGCGCGTAGTTGAAGCTCGGGAAGCCAGTCGTGTGATCGCCTTCAGCGATGACCCTCAAATGACAGAGTTTGTGCGCCGTCTGGATGTCTATTCAAAGGGTCCGCAGGGCGACAATAAGACGGCAACCTACGAGACCTTCTTCGATAACATAGCAAGCGTACGGCCGTATGGCCGCATCGACCGAATGGGGGTTGCGCTAGATTCTCGCCTCGGGGAAATTGGCGACTCTAGCAGCGATCGAATTACGGTTGACGTTGAAGTTTGGCACCCGGGAGACCAAGAAAAGGCTGATGCGTGGCTTAGTGCCCTCGATGAAGCGCTCACTGGTTTCGGCGTAGAGATTCACGATTCCTTTTCGAGTCTCGCTGCAGGTGTATCCCTGATGAGAGTGACGGCGACGGCTAGGCTCGTATCACAGCTTTTGAATGTCGACCTCATCGCTAAGATCGAGTTGTTGCCAGTCGAGGGTTCTGACCACTTGCGCCCGAGCAACGTGGATGCAGCACAAGTCTCGGACCTGCCTGTTCCCGCGGGTGACGCTCCGGTAGTCGGACTCATTG
It encodes:
- a CDS encoding bifunctional DNA primase/polymerase, whose translation is MATTDRQATTLALAHALSAAERGLAVIPLSRTKLPALRSPHRDDPEPQSQPQSQPCHGECGRLGHGVYDASTHPARIREQFAAAPWATGYGIACGLPPHHLIGVDLDTKSGTDSSAALRELALRHLFTIPDTVVVVTPSGGRHLWLSGPPDVVVPNSAGRLAPGIDIRGAGGYLVGPGSRTDHGVYGTAPGTAHLAPAACPPALLRLLLPPPRAQHPTPPSAGDHGQGLVQFVLAAHEGQRNTRLFWAACRAYEDGIGPALVVPLIEAALNTGLTEREARATIASAARMTGHRP
- a CDS encoding response regulator transcription factor; this translates as MRRAVIAEDSVLLRIGLVKVVEMAGFEVAAEVGDAQALLTAVEEHRPELAVVDVRMPPAFTDEGVRAALSIRQTRPSTAVLLLSQYVEERYAADLLATNTSGVGYLLKQRVADVEEFIEALRRVADGGTALDPQVVAQLLVRRQSDPLGRLTAREREVLALMAEGRSNAGIAAQLVVSESAVAKHINNILAKLDLPKADADHRRVLAVLHFLGVGP
- a CDS encoding sensor histidine kinase; this translates as MTIPPRLRRALIRLNRDTSFLALGAPLHLFTGFALFMMFGLVWEIIAGRDSTAPVVLAFALVLTGISAPALTAAQRRRFRRLLGIDIASPGWRRPWRQFGYHCLAGTLFGALEALTVGLLLAGVSAALVPVWIYALPAHWRTEHVGYATQTAYLSVAGLIVLAVVPSLAAAVVRLESQTVPSLLGRSREEDLAQRVEDLTESRAGAVHAADAERRRIERDLHDGAQQRLVSLALNLGLAKATLTDLSPEARQVIDAAHRGAKEAIEELSSLVRGLHPAVLDELGLDAALSGLAARAPLPVRLRVDLPQRLAPAVEAVAYFVVSEALTNVAKHAQEASRADVTVALLGEILRVVIADDGLGGADAAKGSGLTGLVQRVRSVDGTFRMSSPVGGPTVMSVELPCPR
- a CDS encoding amidase domain-containing protein — its product is MRNKLGRTITGAAVLALTATGVITGTANATTDVPDPSGAIAGTANATTDAADDASADAASSPSIDLPDSFSAAVPDAVWTGSGWPAPSADPHLPDANGNIAANQEEEPQPLIDEGIYGPDANPASTSADSADSAAAAAAIGGNGTANWAYNNLDTRWEYRTDCANFVSKALYHGGGMQMRPGGRKADNAWWQGRYGFGKSWSWTSADYLRRHVTKWRHSAMIPHEYNAKVGDLVFFKWKRERIYNHVAIVNSMVQGHAGIVQHGLKNETTLHEVIQRYSHTSNPIEKVTIVRPKDRR
- a CDS encoding AAA family ATPase, with the protein product MAASDKAETLWMDEESSLTDAVHSALHENRHQPGGLAGRLERAAATRGRRRPLNVNNMTPLPLSDEDVPLVTVSEPQVSMDDLVLGAQTVTALREVLNEQRNVSRLAAYGLRPRRKLLLAGPSGTGKTRTAEALAYALGIPLVRVRLSAVVSSYLGQTARHLERILEFCESGRWVVSFDEIDMFAGEREDSDHGEMRRVSTVLLQQLEEYAADNLVIATTNHGTSIDTAMWRRFDEVLAYRNPTQAQISSLLEMKLRRFSYKINRELVSRSLSGMSHAEVEAVCLDAMRKSVLAGAKSISTDDLVESAASRKKRYKEAGKSQG